The following coding sequences lie in one Arachis hypogaea cultivar Tifrunner chromosome 4, arahy.Tifrunner.gnm2.J5K5, whole genome shotgun sequence genomic window:
- the LOC112797204 gene encoding protein FATTY ACID EXPORT 3, chloroplastic: MMSFTMDSVSVLNLKLATTHVSVPFHKLPHCLSFDPLLRTRACRVSLAVPQHVGAGFLTLNGRNVRGPLTVVFAAPHEESEHRKIEVEEEDGELPKVGSEESQEAWKQAVDTFKEQALKFQGISQEAYELYSKKAIVVLKDTAEQLKIQADKARHDLSVAAKEITEEGKEYISTATENSPEVKEIVETFTSPSDDLSRISGVRDFYVGVPYGLLLSLGGFLNFMFTGSLAAIRFGVILGGVLLAFSISSLRAYKRGHLSPLALKGQAAIAVILFLREIRTIGRGSTFFTALISGVAAAFFVYRWILDGNQQKDSNLGSEAES; encoded by the exons ATGATGAGTTTCACCATGGATTCCGTTTCGGTCTTAAACCTTAAACTCGCCACTACTCATGTCTCCGTTCCGTTCCACAAGCTTCCCCATTGCTTAAGCTTCGACCCTTTGCTCAGAACTCGCGCTTGCAGAGTCTCACTCGCTGTTCCTCAACACGTTGGAGCTGGATTTCTTACCCTGAATGGACGGAACGTTCGGGGCCCTTTAACTGTTGTTTTCGCAGCTCCTCATGAGGAATCG GAGCATCGCAAGATTGAAGTGGAGGAGGAAGATGGTGAGTTACCCAAGGTTGGTTCTGAGGAATCACAGGAAGCATGGAAGCAGGCTGTGGATACCTTCAAAGAACAAGCCTTGAAATttcaaggaatttcacaagaggCATATGAACTGTATTCTAAGAAGGCGATTGTCGTTCTGAAAGATACTGCAGAACAGCTGAAGATACAGGCTGATAAGGCAAGGCATGACTTGAGTGTGGCAGCGAAGGAAATCACTGAGGAAGGCAAAGAGTACATCTCCACTGCCACTGAGAATTCGCCCGAGGTGAAGGAGATTGTGGAAACATTTACCTCCCCAAGTGATGATCTCAGCAGAATATCTGGAGTTAGAGATTTCTACGTTGGTGTACCTTATG GTTTATTACTGTCTCTTGGTGGCTTCCTTAACTTTATGTTCACCGGAAGCCTTGCAGCCATAAGGTTTGGGGTGATTCTAGGTGGTGTGCTCTTGGCTTTTAGCATTTCAAGTCTTAGAGCATATAAAAGAGGACACCTTTCTCCTCTAGCTTTGAAAGGCCAAGCAG CAATCGCAGTTATATTGTTTCTCAGAGAGATACGCACAATAGGCAGA gGATCAACGTTTTTCACTGCCTTGATCAG TGGTGTGGCAGCAGCATTTTTCGTCTATAGGTGGATTCTGGATGGTAATCAACAAAAGGACTCCAACTTGGGAAGTGAAGCAGAAAGCTAG